A DNA window from Comamonas fluminis contains the following coding sequences:
- a CDS encoding SulP family inorganic anion transporter, with translation MSTSRFLPAGADWVAGLSIAGLLLPEAVAYSGIAGAPPQAGVIALFAGLLVYGLMGGSRFAIVSSTSSSAAVLLAASGSILHVSPDHRALMGVGMVLVAGIMFVVAGLLKLGAISQFIAKPVLRGFAIGLALTIVVKQLPLAVGVHPSHSDFLHFSWDLLHLLPQWNWLGLAMLVVALLALNGLGRWKTVPGALLVIALGIALDVLGYCKSWGIPPVGSLQLGSAHLAVPDLAWADWLRVGQLAIALALILYAESYSSIRSLALRHGDAVNANRDLLALGGANIASSLFQGLPVGAGFSASSANEVAGAKSKAAGLVACAVVALLVWQLLPWMERIPEPMLAAIVIHAVGHSLTWKTMRPYFVWRRDRTVVLTALGAVIVFGVLDGLLLAMMVSIAMLLKRMAQARVSELGRLADSHDFVDCQIHPEAQPVPGVLIVRPEERLFFGNADAMMGEISQRAGRIQGLKAVVLSLEECPDMDSTSIEALTELAIQLTSSGVQLRLARVKDSVRELLQRVQIVGLSPDCYSSWSVDDAVRRLEAAPAQHYQAPGGATQPASSI, from the coding sequence ATGAGCACTAGCCGCTTTCTGCCTGCGGGCGCCGACTGGGTTGCCGGTCTGTCCATCGCGGGCTTGCTGCTGCCTGAGGCCGTGGCCTATTCGGGCATTGCCGGGGCACCGCCGCAAGCCGGCGTGATTGCCCTGTTTGCGGGCCTGCTGGTCTATGGGTTGATGGGCGGCAGTCGCTTTGCCATTGTGTCTTCGACCTCATCGTCGGCAGCGGTGCTGCTGGCGGCATCGGGTTCCATCTTGCATGTCTCGCCCGATCACCGAGCGCTGATGGGCGTGGGCATGGTGCTGGTGGCGGGCATCATGTTTGTGGTGGCCGGATTGCTCAAGCTGGGTGCCATCTCCCAGTTCATTGCCAAACCGGTGCTGCGGGGCTTTGCCATAGGTCTGGCGCTGACGATTGTGGTCAAGCAGTTGCCACTGGCCGTGGGCGTGCATCCCTCGCACAGCGACTTTCTGCATTTCAGCTGGGATTTGCTGCACCTGCTGCCGCAGTGGAACTGGCTGGGGCTTGCCATGCTGGTCGTGGCTTTGCTGGCGCTCAACGGGCTGGGGCGCTGGAAGACGGTTCCGGGGGCCTTGCTGGTCATTGCCCTTGGTATTGCGCTGGACGTGCTGGGCTACTGCAAAAGCTGGGGCATACCGCCGGTGGGCTCCCTGCAGCTGGGCAGTGCGCACCTGGCGGTGCCTGATCTGGCCTGGGCCGACTGGCTGCGTGTGGGGCAACTGGCCATTGCGCTGGCGTTGATTCTGTATGCCGAGTCTTATAGCTCCATCCGCTCTCTGGCCCTGCGCCATGGCGATGCTGTCAATGCCAACCGCGACCTGCTGGCGCTGGGTGGTGCCAATATCGCTTCCTCGCTGTTTCAGGGGCTGCCTGTTGGGGCTGGGTTCTCCGCCAGTTCTGCCAATGAAGTGGCCGGGGCCAAAAGCAAGGCTGCCGGGCTGGTGGCCTGCGCCGTGGTGGCGCTGCTGGTGTGGCAGCTTTTGCCGTGGATGGAGCGCATTCCCGAGCCCATGCTGGCGGCCATCGTCATTCATGCGGTGGGCCACTCGCTGACCTGGAAGACCATGCGGCCATATTTTGTCTGGCGGCGTGACCGTACCGTGGTTCTGACGGCGTTGGGCGCAGTCATTGTGTTTGGTGTGCTGGATGGCTTGCTGCTGGCCATGATGGTCAGCATTGCCATGCTGCTCAAGCGCATGGCTCAGGCCCGCGTGAGCGAGCTGGGGCGGCTGGCCGATAGTCATGATTTTGTGGATTGCCAGATTCATCCCGAGGCGCAGCCCGTGCCCGGTGTGCTGATTGTGCGGCCCGAAGAGCGCCTGTTCTTTGGCAATGCCGACGCCATGATGGGTGAAATCAGCCAGCGTGCCGGGCGTATTCAGGGCTTGAAGGCGGTGGTGCTCAGTCTGGAAGAGTGCCCGGATATGGACAGCACCAGCATCGAAGCCCTGACGGAGTTGGCCATTCAGCTGACCTCCTCGGGCGTGCAATTGCGGCTGGCGCGTGTCAAGGACAGCGTGCGTGAGTTGCTACAGCGCGTGCAGATTGTGGGGCTGAGTCCGGATTGCTATTCGTCTTGGAGCGTGGACGATGCGGTACGCAGACTGGAGGCCGCCCCGGCACAGCACTACCAGGCGCCAGGTGGCGCAACGCAGCCCGCGTCTTCGATATAG
- a CDS encoding ParB-like protein, whose protein sequence is MPAQQHLVQVEVSELRPTQMTVGAAEVALKRSQWAQLKSKARDKLLLSHWFPAVKGPREQHFIVDHHHLGQALVHEGVKSVWVMQLADYSALELDMFWRLMEFHHWAHPYNEKGVRCEFSAIPKRLNQLKDDPYRSLAGEVRKAGGYAKDAAPYTEFLWADFFRPVFRKADLRSDGGQGLPESLVVEAVALARNPKAQFLPGWSGVSGSFHKPL, encoded by the coding sequence ATGCCCGCACAGCAGCATTTGGTTCAGGTTGAGGTTTCGGAGTTACGCCCTACGCAGATGACGGTAGGGGCGGCAGAGGTGGCGCTCAAGCGCTCTCAATGGGCGCAGCTCAAGTCCAAGGCGCGTGACAAGCTCTTGCTGAGCCACTGGTTCCCCGCCGTCAAAGGCCCTCGGGAGCAGCATTTCATTGTGGATCACCATCATCTGGGGCAGGCGCTGGTGCACGAGGGTGTGAAGTCCGTATGGGTCATGCAACTGGCGGATTACAGCGCGCTGGAGCTGGATATGTTCTGGCGGCTGATGGAGTTTCACCACTGGGCGCACCCCTATAACGAAAAAGGCGTGCGCTGCGAGTTTTCGGCGATTCCCAAGCGCCTCAATCAGCTCAAGGATGACCCGTATCGAAGCCTGGCGGGCGAGGTGCGCAAGGCCGGTGGCTATGCCAAGGATGCAGCGCCTTACACAGAATTTCTGTGGGCAGACTTTTTCCGCCCCGTGTTTCGCAAGGCCGATTTGCGCAGCGATGGTGGCCAGGGCCTGCCCGAGTCTCTGGTGGTTGAGGCCGTGGCGCTGGCGCGCAACCCCAAGGCCCAGTTTCTGCCCGGCTGGTCAGGCGTGTCGGGCTCATTCCACAAGCCGCTATGA
- the fumC gene encoding class II fumarate hydratase translates to MTATRQEKDTFGPIDVPANKLWGAQTQRSLLNFDISGEHQPREIIHALAQVKKASAIVNTQLGLLDAKKSQAIVAAADEVIAGQHPDEFPLVVWQTGSGTQTNMNVNEVLANRASELLGGERGEARLVHPNDDVNKSQSSNDVYPTAMHVAAVTAIEQKLLPAIAKLRTTLQAKSEAFADIVKIGRTHLQDATPLTLGQEISGWVAQLAHGEKHIQAALPHLYELALGGTAVGTGLNAPKGYAEGVAKELAQITGYPFVTSPNKFESLASCDGLVHAHGALKTIAASCMKIANDVRWLASGPRSGLGELSIPENEPGSSIMPGKVNPTQCEAMTMLCAQVFGNDVAINFGGASGNFELNVFRPLVAHNFLQSVRLLADGMVSFNDHCAVGIEPNRERIAELVSRSLMLVTALNTHIGYDKAAYIAKKAHKEGTSLREAAIASGHVTPEQFDQWVVAKNMVGNL, encoded by the coding sequence ATGACAGCTACCCGCCAGGAAAAAGATACCTTTGGCCCGATTGATGTGCCCGCGAACAAGCTGTGGGGTGCGCAGACGCAGCGCTCGCTGCTGAACTTTGACATCAGCGGCGAACACCAGCCGCGCGAGATCATTCATGCGCTGGCGCAGGTCAAAAAGGCGTCGGCCATCGTCAACACGCAGCTGGGCTTGCTGGATGCGAAGAAGTCGCAGGCCATTGTGGCGGCAGCTGACGAGGTGATTGCAGGCCAGCACCCTGATGAGTTCCCCCTGGTGGTGTGGCAGACCGGCTCGGGTACGCAGACCAATATGAACGTCAACGAGGTGCTGGCCAACCGCGCCAGCGAGCTGCTGGGCGGCGAGCGTGGCGAGGCGCGCCTGGTGCACCCCAATGACGATGTGAACAAAAGCCAGAGCAGCAATGACGTTTACCCCACAGCCATGCATGTGGCAGCGGTCACGGCCATCGAGCAAAAGCTGCTGCCCGCCATTGCCAAGCTGCGCACCACGCTGCAGGCCAAGAGCGAGGCCTTTGCCGATATCGTGAAAATTGGCCGTACGCACCTGCAAGACGCCACGCCGCTGACCTTGGGGCAAGAAATCTCCGGCTGGGTGGCGCAACTGGCGCATGGCGAAAAGCACATCCAAGCCGCGCTGCCGCATCTGTATGAGCTGGCGCTGGGCGGCACGGCAGTGGGCACGGGCCTGAACGCGCCCAAGGGCTATGCGGAAGGCGTGGCTAAAGAGCTGGCACAGATCACCGGCTACCCCTTTGTCACCTCGCCCAACAAGTTTGAGTCTTTGGCCAGTTGCGACGGTCTGGTGCATGCGCATGGTGCTCTTAAAACAATAGCTGCCAGCTGCATGAAGATTGCCAACGATGTGCGCTGGCTGGCATCAGGCCCGCGCAGCGGTTTGGGCGAGTTGTCCATTCCCGAGAACGAGCCGGGCTCGTCCATCATGCCGGGCAAGGTCAACCCCACGCAGTGCGAAGCCATGACCATGCTCTGCGCCCAGGTGTTTGGAAATGATGTAGCCATCAACTTTGGCGGCGCCAGCGGCAACTTTGAGCTGAATGTGTTCCGCCCGCTGGTGGCCCACAACTTTCTGCAAAGCGTGCGCCTGCTGGCCGATGGAATGGTCAGCTTTAACGATCACTGCGCGGTGGGAATCGAACCCAACCGCGAGCGCATTGCCGAGCTGGTGAGCCGCTCGCTGATGCTGGTGACTGCACTCAACACCCACATTGGCTATGACAAGGCGGCTTACATCGCCAAGAAGGCGCATAAGGAGGGCACGAGCTTGCGCGAGGCCGCCATTGCCAGCGGCCATGTCACGCCCGAGCAGTTTGACCAGTGGGTGGTGGCCAAGAATATGGTGGGCAATCTGTAA
- a CDS encoding suppressor of fused domain protein, with translation MKKPSALVKAVYHEHIARFGEPAQSIRYEDPPLDASIAVPAFVDVMVWPADEELNITTFATIGMCDLEMPQSGQRAELHFSVEGDADPQTTAEITRFLANLALYPFINHLPLDWWHVIPNAGHLPHFTGMNSLLLHPAFVEGGWQHICHDGQNVKILNVVPITSQELQQYRSSGMESLLQYFEQQDINLFAPR, from the coding sequence ATGAAAAAGCCTTCCGCCCTCGTCAAAGCCGTCTATCACGAGCACATCGCCCGGTTTGGAGAGCCTGCGCAATCCATCCGTTATGAAGACCCGCCGCTTGACGCTTCCATCGCCGTGCCCGCTTTTGTGGATGTGATGGTCTGGCCTGCCGATGAAGAGCTGAACATCACCACCTTCGCCACCATTGGCATGTGCGACCTGGAAATGCCCCAGTCTGGCCAGCGCGCAGAGTTGCATTTCTCTGTGGAAGGTGATGCAGACCCGCAGACCACGGCAGAGATCACCCGCTTTCTGGCCAATCTTGCGCTCTACCCCTTTATCAACCACCTCCCTCTGGACTGGTGGCATGTGATTCCAAACGCGGGGCATCTTCCGCATTTCACGGGCATGAACAGCCTCTTGCTCCACCCCGCTTTTGTGGAAGGTGGCTGGCAGCATATCTGCCATGATGGGCAAAACGTCAAAATCCTCAATGTCGTGCCCATCACCTCGCAGGAGCTGCAGCAATACCGCAGCAGTGGCATGGAAAGCCTGCTGCAATACTTTGAGCAGCAGGACATCAACCTTTTTGCACCCCGCTGA
- a CDS encoding CPCC family cysteine-rich protein, giving the protein MYTCPCCGYEMDENTPGSEICQICFWEEDASQLFFPFDTSGANGCSLAEAQVAFVQFGACDRSFCEEVRQPGPHDKKDPLWFPLWERPVALPDHETEAGSFPLRAASPPGQELRYWRRDVQEEGFQ; this is encoded by the coding sequence ATGTACACCTGCCCCTGCTGCGGCTATGAGATGGACGAAAACACGCCCGGATCTGAAATCTGCCAGATCTGCTTCTGGGAAGAAGATGCATCGCAGCTGTTTTTTCCCTTCGACACCAGCGGCGCAAATGGCTGCAGCCTGGCCGAGGCGCAAGTTGCCTTTGTCCAGTTCGGAGCTTGTGACCGCAGCTTCTGTGAAGAAGTTCGGCAACCCGGCCCCCACGACAAAAAAGACCCTTTGTGGTTTCCTCTGTGGGAGCGACCCGTTGCACTTCCAGACCACGAGACAGAGGCTGGCTCGTTTCCTCTTCGCGCCGCATCACCACCAGGGCAAGAGCTGCGGTATTGGCGACGAGACGTTCAAGAAGAAGGTTTTCAATGA
- a CDS encoding fumarate hydratase → MTTSIRQQDLIDSVAGALQYISYYHTPDFIQHLARAYEREQSPAAKDAMAQILTNSKMSATGQRPICQDTGIVNVFLKVGMDVKWDGFTMGLEDAINEGVRRGYNHPDNTLRASVVADPHFKRKNTKDNTPAVINVQIVPGNTVEVTVAAKGGGSENKSKMIMMNPSDDLVEWVLKTIPTMGAGWCPPGMIGIGIGGTAEKAVLLAKESLMEDLNMYELQQKAASGAELDDVEKLRLELFEKINALGIGAQGLGGLTTVLDVKINMYPTHAASKPVAMIPNCAATRHAHFVMDGSGPVYLDAPSLDTWPKIDWAPDYNKSKKVDLNNLTKEEVASWKPGDTLLLNGKMLTGRDAAHKRIQDMLAKGEKLPVDFTNRIIYYVGPVDAVRDEAVGPAGPTTATRMDKFTDMMLEKTGLIAMVGKAERGPVAIESIKNHKSAYLMAVGGAAYLVSKAIKHAKVVGFEDLGMEAIYEFDVVDMPVTVAVDAGGTSAHITGPAIWKEKIATGEFKGIAVAGA, encoded by the coding sequence ATGACAACCTCCATCCGCCAGCAGGACCTGATCGACTCCGTCGCAGGTGCCCTCCAGTACATCAGCTACTACCACACGCCGGATTTCATCCAGCACCTGGCCCGCGCCTATGAGCGCGAGCAAAGCCCTGCGGCCAAGGATGCGATGGCGCAGATCCTCACAAACTCCAAGATGAGCGCCACCGGCCAGCGCCCCATCTGCCAGGACACGGGCATCGTCAACGTGTTCCTGAAGGTGGGCATGGATGTCAAGTGGGACGGCTTCACCATGGGCCTGGAAGACGCCATCAACGAAGGCGTGCGCCGTGGCTACAACCACCCCGACAACACGCTGCGCGCATCGGTGGTGGCTGACCCCCACTTCAAGCGCAAGAACACCAAGGACAACACGCCTGCCGTCATCAACGTGCAGATCGTGCCCGGCAACACCGTGGAAGTGACCGTGGCGGCCAAGGGCGGCGGCTCCGAGAACAAGTCCAAGATGATCATGATGAACCCCAGCGACGACCTGGTCGAATGGGTGCTCAAGACCATCCCCACCATGGGCGCTGGCTGGTGCCCGCCTGGCATGATCGGCATTGGCATTGGCGGCACGGCTGAAAAGGCCGTTCTGCTGGCCAAGGAAAGCCTGATGGAAGACCTGAACATGTACGAGCTGCAGCAAAAAGCTGCCAGCGGTGCAGAGCTCGATGACGTGGAAAAGCTGCGTCTGGAGCTGTTCGAAAAGATCAACGCCCTGGGCATTGGCGCCCAAGGCCTGGGCGGCCTGACCACGGTGCTGGACGTCAAGATCAATATGTACCCCACGCACGCGGCATCCAAGCCCGTGGCCATGATCCCCAACTGCGCCGCCACGCGCCACGCCCACTTTGTGATGGACGGCAGCGGCCCCGTGTACCTGGACGCCCCATCGCTCGACACCTGGCCCAAGATCGACTGGGCACCGGACTACAACAAGTCCAAGAAGGTGGACCTGAACAATCTGACCAAGGAAGAAGTGGCTTCTTGGAAGCCCGGCGACACGCTGCTCTTGAACGGCAAGATGCTGACCGGCCGCGATGCCGCCCACAAGCGCATCCAGGACATGCTGGCCAAGGGCGAAAAGCTGCCCGTGGACTTCACCAACCGCATCATCTACTACGTCGGCCCCGTCGACGCCGTGCGTGACGAAGCCGTGGGCCCTGCCGGCCCCACCACCGCCACCCGCATGGACAAATTCACCGACATGATGCTGGAGAAGACCGGCCTGATCGCCATGGTCGGCAAGGCCGAGCGCGGCCCGGTCGCCATCGAAAGCATCAAGAACCACAAGAGCGCCTACCTGATGGCCGTGGGCGGCGCCGCCTACCTGGTCAGCAAGGCCATCAAGCACGCCAAGGTCGTGGGCTTTGAAGACCTGGGCATGGAAGCCATCTATGAATTTGACGTAGTGGACATGCCCGTGACCGTGGCGGTTGACGCCGGCGGCACCAGTGCCCACATCACCGGCCCTGCGATCTGGAAGGAAAAGATTGCGACCGGTGAATTCAAGGGCATTGCCGTGGCTGGCGCTTGA
- a CDS encoding putative bifunctional diguanylate cyclase/phosphodiesterase: MLADLSTPSTAFMTPSYNEMIVAVSVVIAVFSSFVTLGLARRVRMASGGMGRLWWGIGSMVMGTGIWAMHFIGMQAFELPILLGYSGLITLLSWLSAVLSSAIALGAAARPNYRWPQFLTASLTMGGGICAMHYLGMQAIELTEPITWDWALVAASALIAIFASATALTLFRVLHSLSGKRLWLFQTLAALVMGIAICGMHYTGMAAAHFVQGSVCLTADALAGPELTSIIVITTAMLLIAALFSTLLDARLQSTAFQLNQSLQESNSKLQQANAELQKRAFADPLTHLPNRLLFEDRLAHTLLRMERINHRRVEERAGVLFVDLDGFKPINDSFGHAAGDEILKSTAERLVAQARSCDTVARVGGDEFLVLLENVQDVSACITVAQRMLQALSQPFVLGGKELQITCSIGIVAFPDHGGRDHLIAHADAAMYAAKRNGGNGIVVFEPHMGSDASAQLELQNDLRHAIARGQMFLHYQPKVDSTRDSIIGVEALLRWRHPQRGMISPETFIALAERFGIIISLGNWVIEEACRQLAQWRAVGLHMRVAINLSVHQLREAGLAQRIATTLKRHGVDADQLLCEITESIAMEDTQATQRTFEELRSIGVYLSIDDFGTGYSSLNYLRQLPAQQVKIDRSFIRDLETEEDARAVVQAVIGLAHALDLRVVAEGVETAGQRDILRAMRCDELQGYFYAKPMPADMLLAWARGDKPAGSADFSASVLGDLTGL; encoded by the coding sequence ATGCTTGCCGACCTTTCCACCCCTTCCACCGCTTTCATGACACCGAGCTACAACGAGATGATCGTTGCAGTATCTGTTGTCATTGCCGTGTTCTCCTCCTTCGTCACGCTGGGGCTGGCCCGCCGCGTGCGCATGGCGTCTGGCGGCATGGGCCGGCTGTGGTGGGGCATTGGCTCCATGGTGATGGGCACGGGCATCTGGGCCATGCACTTTATTGGCATGCAGGCCTTTGAGCTGCCTATCTTGCTGGGCTACAGCGGCCTGATCACCCTGCTTTCGTGGCTGTCTGCCGTGCTGTCTTCGGCCATTGCACTGGGTGCTGCGGCTCGTCCCAACTACCGCTGGCCGCAGTTCCTCACGGCTTCTTTGACCATGGGCGGCGGAATTTGCGCCATGCACTATCTGGGGATGCAGGCCATTGAACTGACCGAGCCCATCACCTGGGACTGGGCACTGGTGGCCGCATCGGCGCTGATCGCCATTTTCGCCTCGGCCACTGCGCTCACCCTGTTTCGTGTGCTGCACTCGCTGTCTGGCAAACGCCTCTGGCTTTTCCAGACACTGGCAGCCCTTGTCATGGGCATTGCCATCTGCGGCATGCACTACACCGGCATGGCGGCCGCCCATTTTGTGCAAGGCAGTGTCTGCCTCACCGCCGATGCGCTGGCCGGGCCTGAGCTGACAAGCATCATCGTCATCACCACCGCCATGCTGCTGATTGCAGCGCTGTTCAGCACCTTGCTGGATGCCAGACTGCAAAGCACTGCGTTCCAGCTCAATCAATCGCTGCAGGAAAGCAATTCCAAGCTGCAGCAGGCCAATGCCGAACTACAAAAGCGTGCCTTTGCCGACCCGCTGACCCATCTGCCCAACCGCCTGCTGTTTGAAGACCGCCTGGCCCACACCCTGCTGCGCATGGAGCGCATCAACCATCGCCGCGTTGAAGAGCGTGCTGGCGTGCTGTTTGTGGACCTCGATGGTTTCAAGCCCATCAACGACTCTTTTGGCCATGCCGCGGGCGATGAAATCCTCAAAAGCACGGCCGAGCGTCTGGTGGCGCAGGCACGCAGCTGCGATACCGTGGCCCGTGTGGGCGGAGATGAGTTTCTGGTGCTGCTGGAGAACGTGCAGGATGTCTCCGCCTGCATAACCGTGGCCCAGCGCATGCTGCAAGCGCTTTCACAGCCTTTTGTGCTGGGTGGCAAAGAGCTGCAGATTACCTGCTCCATCGGCATCGTTGCTTTCCCGGATCATGGCGGGCGCGACCATCTCATCGCCCATGCAGACGCCGCCATGTATGCGGCCAAACGCAACGGCGGCAACGGGATTGTCGTTTTCGAGCCCCATATGGGCAGCGATGCCAGTGCGCAACTGGAGCTGCAAAACGACCTGCGCCACGCCATCGCTCGCGGGCAGATGTTTTTGCACTACCAACCCAAAGTGGACAGCACCCGCGACAGCATCATCGGTGTGGAGGCCCTGCTGCGCTGGCGCCACCCCCAGCGCGGCATGATCAGCCCCGAGACCTTTATTGCACTGGCCGAACGCTTTGGCATCATCATCTCGCTGGGTAACTGGGTCATTGAAGAAGCCTGCCGCCAGCTGGCCCAGTGGCGTGCAGTGGGCCTGCACATGCGCGTGGCCATCAATCTGTCCGTGCATCAGCTGCGCGAGGCGGGCCTGGCCCAGCGCATCGCCACGACGCTCAAGCGCCATGGCGTTGATGCCGATCAGCTGCTGTGCGAGATCACCGAATCCATTGCCATGGAGGACACCCAGGCCACACAGCGCACTTTTGAAGAGCTGCGCAGCATTGGCGTGTACCTGTCCATCGACGATTTCGGCACCGGATATTCCAGCCTCAACTACCTGCGCCAGCTGCCCGCCCAGCAAGTCAAGATCGACCGCAGTTTTATCCGCGACCTGGAAACCGAGGAAGACGCCCGCGCCGTGGTGCAGGCGGTCATTGGTCTGGCCCATGCACTGGACCTGCGCGTAGTGGCAGAAGGCGTGGAAACCGCAGGCCAGCGCGACATTCTGCGCGCCATGCGCTGCGATGAGCTGCAAGGCTATTTCTATGCCAAGCCCATGCCCGCAGACATGCTGCTGGCCTGGGCCAGAGGCGACAAGCCCGCAGGGTCCGCAGACTTCTCAGCCTCGGTTCTGGGTGACCTCACCGGGCTGTAA
- a CDS encoding barstar family protein, translating into MFVTQVTIDASQISDWPSFHQVFAQALGFPTFYGANMNAWIDCMSSLDAPDDGMSRLHCESGKVLTLLVQGAAGLKGKYPQQYDALIECTAFVNWRRMQSGRPAVLALAFDL; encoded by the coding sequence ATGTTCGTCACTCAGGTCACCATTGATGCCAGCCAGATCAGTGACTGGCCATCTTTTCATCAGGTGTTTGCACAGGCCCTTGGCTTTCCCACGTTTTATGGGGCCAACATGAATGCCTGGATTGACTGCATGAGCAGTCTTGATGCACCGGATGACGGCATGAGTCGCCTGCATTGCGAAAGCGGCAAAGTGCTGACACTGCTGGTGCAAGGCGCTGCTGGCCTGAAAGGAAAATACCCTCAGCAATATGACGCGCTCATCGAGTGCACGGCTTTTGTGAACTGGCGGCGCATGCAATCAGGCCGCCCGGCAGTGCTGGCTCTGGCCTTTGACTTATGA
- a CDS encoding DUF5071 domain-containing protein, whose translation MHPDLQTCLPRHKADVPAAEAATLRGWPAVEPAVMSLLEWLQDINWPVAQVLAPFFATVGADLAPYVRPVLQSQDDVWKYHIIESVVSRSMPLTQSLESELRRLAQSPTPSEHAQELDRVAREALEQL comes from the coding sequence ATGCATCCTGATCTGCAAACCTGTCTGCCCCGCCACAAAGCCGACGTTCCCGCCGCTGAGGCCGCGACGCTGCGGGGATGGCCCGCTGTCGAGCCAGCCGTCATGTCTTTGCTGGAATGGCTGCAGGACATCAACTGGCCTGTTGCACAGGTGCTTGCACCTTTTTTCGCAACGGTTGGCGCTGATCTGGCTCCGTATGTCAGGCCTGTTCTGCAATCTCAGGATGATGTCTGGAAGTACCACATCATCGAATCCGTGGTCAGCCGCTCAATGCCTCTGACGCAATCGCTTGAAAGCGAGCTGCGCAGACTCGCGCAGTCGCCAACGCCATCAGAGCACGCGCAAGAACTTGACCGCGTCGCCCGCGAAGCACTGGAGCAGCTTTGA
- a CDS encoding TIGR02117 family protein yields MFPYFKRVVVVLFTLLVLGWLIHFLWPQAERPMTAPANVKVHIIGNGWHAGLLVPAAAINARLPTLKQRFPAATHYEIGWGDVGFYRAKTVTAGLAMQAMFASQGSVMHVVGVADVPRFLKGSDSASLCVDDAAYQRMASLVADSFARSAQGQPEDAGPGIYGDSQFYIANGRYSALHTCNRWTASVLEAAGISISPRISLTASSVLGAARSSTMACTPSP; encoded by the coding sequence ATGTTTCCCTATTTCAAGCGCGTCGTAGTGGTCCTGTTCACCCTGCTCGTACTGGGCTGGCTCATTCACTTTCTGTGGCCGCAAGCAGAGCGCCCCATGACTGCGCCAGCAAATGTCAAAGTGCACATCATCGGCAATGGCTGGCATGCCGGCCTGCTGGTGCCTGCAGCCGCCATCAATGCACGCCTGCCAACCCTCAAGCAGCGCTTTCCGGCGGCAACCCACTACGAAATTGGCTGGGGCGATGTGGGCTTTTACCGCGCCAAGACGGTGACTGCAGGGCTGGCAATGCAGGCCATGTTCGCCTCCCAAGGCTCGGTCATGCATGTGGTGGGGGTTGCCGATGTGCCCCGCTTTCTCAAAGGCAGCGACAGTGCAAGCCTGTGCGTAGATGATGCGGCCTACCAGCGGATGGCAAGCTTGGTGGCCGACAGTTTTGCACGCAGCGCACAGGGCCAGCCTGAAGATGCCGGGCCAGGCATCTATGGCGACAGCCAGTTCTATATTGCCAACGGCCGCTACAGCGCCTTGCACACCTGCAACCGCTGGACGGCATCGGTGCTGGAAGCTGCAGGCATCTCCATCTCGCCGCGCATCAGCCTGACGGCCAGCAGTGTGCTGGGCGCTGCGCGCAGCAGCACCATGGCATGCACACCCTCACCATGA